The DNA window GAACAAGCAATCGGGGCCGCGTTCGATAGTCAGCCCCCAAATCTGGGTCAGATGCGTCATGGCGCCGTTCCTTCGACTGCTGGCATCTACTGAGTTTCTGCCGCACATTACGATAAGCTACCCGCCAGAATTGGCAAAGCCGATTTCGCGCGCCGTATGCTAGCGAACCGAGCGCCGCGCGCAAACCACTTGCACTGGTGACGCAGCCGTTCGAAAATCGCCTCCGCTTGGGCAACTAAAAGGGGAGGACCAAAATGACGGAGAACCCGTACGCCGCGCCACTGCCGTTTTCGCCGAGCCCGGCGATTGGCGTCAAAAGCGGCCAACTCGCCGATTTGCAGGCCGTGGCCCGCTATCAAAAAGGAGTCATGGTTTGCATCCTCCTGTATTTTTGCTCCTTGGTAGGGGCCGCTGCAGTACCACAGGAGTTTGCGTTCCTGTTCGGCCTGGCGATTCTTGCGGTAATCGTCACAGGCGCGGCCTGTGTCGTTTTGTTGGCGCTCAAGGTCTATGGCGCCTTGCAGGGAATCTTGATGGGGGTAATCGCCTTGGTGCCTTGCTTCGGGCTCTTGCCGCTACTGCTCATCAATGCCAAGGCAACCCAGGTGTTGCGGCAAAATGGCGTACACGTGGGATTTTTTGGCGCTGACGCTCGCTCGCTGCCGCAAAACCCCTTTGGTCCGCCATCGTAGAGTACCGCATCGATCGAGTAGAATAAGCAACAGCGGACACGGCGCCGTGGTGTTCGCTGCCCACAATGACTTTGCCGGAGACCTGTGCCGATCATGCTCGAATATCCTTCCATGTTTCGCGTGCGGCAAATCCTCGAGCGCCCGTTGGTCCAGAACCCAGCCGCCGAGACCGAGCGCCAGTTAGCGCGCCTCAATCTGGCTAGTCGCGTCAAGCCCGGCCAATCGGTGGCCGTCACCGCCGGCAGCCGTGGCATCGCCAATATCCAGCACATCACCAAGGCGATCGTTGCCCACCTGTTGGCGCTGGGCGCCAAGCCGTTCATCGTGCCTGCCATGGGGAGCCATGGCGGGGGCACGGCCGAGGGACAGCGCGCGATAGTCGAAGGTTACGGCATGACAGAGGCGTTTCTCGGTTGCCCGATTCGCGCCAGCATGGAGACGGTGACCATCTGTCGCACGGCTGAAGGTTTTCCGGTCCACTTTGATCGGCAGGCCTTTGAGTCCGATCATGTCGTCGTCTGCGGGCGCGTCAAGCCGCATACCAACTTCGTCGGCGAAGTGGAGAGCGGACTGATGAAGATGATGCTGATCGGACTGGGCAAACACGAAGGCGCCAAGATCTATCACCGCGCCATTCAGGATTACAGCTTTCCGCAGATCATCAAGAGCGTGGCGGGCGAGGTGCTGGCGCGCTGCCGCATCTTGTGCGGCGTTGGCATTGTCGAAAATGGCTACGACGAAACCGCCAAGATCGAAGCCGTGCACCCCGATCAACTCGAAGAGCGCGAAAAGGAATTGCTGGTGCAGGCCCGCCAATGGATGCCCAAGCTGCCATTCGATCGCGTCGACCTGTTGATCATCGATCAGATCGGCAAGAACATCTCTGGCTCGGGCATGGACACGAACGTGGTGGGTCGCAAGTTCAACGATCACCGCGCCGCTGAGGACGAATGGCCCAAAGTGAAGAAAATTTGGGTGCGGGGCCTCACCGAGGAAACGCATGGCAACGCCGCCGGCATTGGCATGGCCGACTTTGCCAGCAGCCGCGCCATTGAGGCCACCAACTGGCACATCACCAAGATCAACTGTCTGACGGGCGGTCACATCACCGGCGCCGCCGCGCCGGCCCACTACGACACCGATCGCGAAGTGTTCGACGCGGCGCTGCAATCGATCGGTCTGGTCGAACCGCCGCAGGCCAGGATCTTATGGATCCGCAACACGCTGCATCTGGCCGAGGTGGAATGCTCGGCAATCTATCTCGACGAGGCTCGCCAGCGCGACGACCTGAAGATCAAGAGCGACCCGCGCGAGTTGGAATTCTCGCCCGAGGACAACCTAGTTCACTTCGGCCCGGAACTGGCGCTGCATCACTAGGACGCTTGGCCGGATCGAATTGCGCCGACTCATCGCATTTCCGCGATCTTCTTTAATGACACGGATGATCTTTCATGCTCGTGCTTAGTCATCGCGGATATCACGTCTCGGCGCCGGAGAACACGCTGGAGTCGTTCTCTCAAGCAGTCGCCATGAAGGTTGACGGAATCGAAACCGACCTACGAGTTGCTCGGGACGGCGAGATACTGCTATTTCACGATCGGTTGGCGCCCGACGGTCAAGAGGTGGTCGCGCTCACCCGCGCAGAGTTGAGCGAGCAGGTGGGCTATTCGGTCCCGAACGCTGACGACGCCGTGGCCGCACACGACCGGCTGTTCTGGAACCTGGAGATCAAGACGCCCGACGCGGTCGACGGCGCGCTGGCGATTGTCAAGAAGCATCGGGCGAGCCGGCGCCTCTTTTTGCTCACTTCGTTCTGGCACAGCGCCATCGACGAACTGGCCTGGAAGATCGACGACGACGCGGCGCTACGTGGCGCCGAAGATGTCCGACTTGGCCTACTCACCGCCGACCGACCGTTGAATCTGTTCTCGTTTCTCGGCATCTCCGAAACCAACTCCAAACCTCCGGTGCATGCCATCGTGTGGTACTACGACGTGGTCGATCCCAAATTGCTCGAAGAAGCCAAGCAGCTTGGCCTGGCCAATTGCGTCTATGGCGTGAAAACCGTGGCCGATCACCGGCAATGCCTCGATTGGAAACTAGACGCCGTAATTACTGACCGTCCGGAGTTTGTGGCAGAGGCGCGCCGCAACATATAGCGCTGTTGCTTGCGACTTTTACTTTACGTCGCTAGGTTGTTTGCTCCCGCGCGGCAAGCGAGAGCGAAACACCGCCCAATCCACGGAGTGCCATCGATGAAGCTTTTGCGCCCTCTGGAGAATCTGCGGCGAGTGTACTGCGCGGGGCCGCTGTTCAATGCCGCCGAACGGCGCGAGATGACCGACATTGCCAAGGCATTGGGCGACGGCGGATTCGAGACCTTTGTCCCACATTCCGATGGCCTCGAGTTCTCCCAGGTTCTGCCATATCTCCAGCAGCAAGGCTGCGATCACGGCGCCGCGGGGCGACTATTGCATGAGGCGATCTTTGCCCTCGATGTCTATCACGTGCTGGTCGGCTGCGGCTCGCTTGTCTTCAACATGAACGGCCGCATCCCCGACGAAGGGGGCGTGGCGGAAATGTCGATGGCCTGGATGCTCGGCAAACCGATCGTCATCTATAAGGAAGATGTCCGCTCCAAGATTGCCGGCCGCGATAACCCGCTGGTGGTGGGACAGACTAGTTTCCTCACCATCAGCGATATGTCGCAGCTTGCCCCGGCCCTTTCGGCCAAGATCGGCGCGCTCGAAGCGCCAATGGATTGGCAAACCCCTTGCCCGCCCCACCTGACCGAAGTCCTGCTGGCGGGCGAGACCTTTTGGCGCCGCATTCAAACGCTAGGCGCCGAGCGTCCGGCCGACCAGTTGGGCGACTGGATGCTGGAACTGTTCGCCAGCCGACTCGATGTTTCAGCTTCGCCCGCCCTGTCATAATCGACTTGCGCTGATCTATTCACTTTTGCCGCAACGCATGACCGACCTTCGCCAAATCCCGGAACTGGCCGCGCTCGATTCGAGCGGCGCGCTGGTCCGAATTCCGCCCGAAACCGATGTGCCGCTGACGCCGCGAGTGCGTTCATTGGTCGACACCACCGAGTTCCGCCGCTTGGCGCGGATCAGCCAGCTTGGCTTGGTTTCGCTGGTCTATCCGGCGGCGCATCATATGCGATTCGAACATTCGCTGGGCGTGTATCGGCTGGCCTTGCTCTATCTGCGACGGCTATCGTGCGACGAACGCTTCGCCGCCGTCATTTCGCCAGCGGACGCCGAAATCTTCATCGTCTCCGCCTTGCTGCACGACCTGGGGCACTGGCCCTTTTGCCATCCGATCGAGGACATTCGACTCGACCGCGTGCCCGACCACGAGATGTTCGCCAACAGCTTTTTGCTGGAAGGCGAAATTGCCGACGTGCTCCGCTCTGAGTGGCAGATCAACCCGCGCGACGTGGTGGGCCTGCTCTCCGAGCGCCCGCGCGACGCTCGCGGCCGCATCCTGGCGAGCATGCTGTCAGGTCCCATCGACATCGACAAGATGGACTATCTCGGCCGCGACAGCCTGCACTGCGGCGTGCCGTATGGGCGGCACTTCGACCAGGGACGGCTCATCGCCAGTCTCTGCCTCAACCAAGCGGGGGACGGATTGGCCATTCTTGATAAAGGCAAAACCGCCGCCGAGCTGATGGTCTTTGCCCGTTATGTCATGTTCAGCGAAGTCTACTGGCATCATGCGGTGCGGGCCGCCACCGCCATGCTGCAACGGGCGTTCTTCCTGTTGTATCAATCGCTCGACCTGGACGCGCTTTTTCGCCTGGCCGAGGGCCCCTTTATCGAGGCCTTGATTCAAAAGGCCGATCGCGGGCCGGCGCGCGACCTGCTGTTGGGGCTCTTTGGCCCCACGCGCCGCGTGTACAAGCGGGTGGCGCAGTACAGCATTGTCGAGGAGAGCGAGCTATACGCGCAGCTTGCGCGGCGTCCCTATCCTTGGCTGGTGCGCTGCGCCGAACACTTCGCCACGCTCGCCAGTAGCGAACTCAAGCGGGTGATCGCCCCACACGAAATACTGTTCGACGCGCCTCCGTTGGCCCGCGAGGTGGAGTTCGACGTCGATGTCTACTTCCCCAAGCAGGGGAGCTATCGGCCGCTGGGCGAGGTGTCGCCGGTGGTGCGGACCCTGGCTCGCGAGCAGTTTGACGACTACGTGAAGCGGGTCCGGCTGTTCGCGCACCCTCGCGTGGCCAGCGAACTGCGCGAACTACCCGAGCTGGCCACTGTCTTGCAAGAAGCGATCCAGCGCACGGGGAAAAGTTGAAGTGGCGAAGTCCGAGTCGGTCGAACCCGTGAATCTTGCCAGCAAATCCCAAGATTTCGCACGATTGGGCGGTCAATTCATGGTCGCAATATCGCGCGAAAACGCGGTTGAGATTGCCGTTTGAGAAGCTAGAATTGAGCGATTCCGGCGCGCGGGCGAGGCCCCTCCTCCAACGCGTCGGTTGCGGACGGGTAGCTCAGTTGGTAGAGCAACGGACTGAAAATCCGTGTGTCGGCGGTTCGATCCCGCCCCCGTCCACTTGCTTTCTCTATCGTCGCTTGGCGATCGTCGATCCGATTCCAGCGTAAGCGCCGGGCCGATCAGCAAGTTGGGCACACTTGCGCTCCGACTACGGAGCCAAGATTTCGAGGCTGGCAGACTGAGGCCCAAGATTGAAGTCGCCGGTAAGCGAGCCTAGGTCAACGGCGTCAAAATCGCCGGTGAAGTCCGCGTAGTTGAGCAAAGTGAGCATCGTGCCGGCGGCTGGACTGAAGCCGTCGGTAAACCGGACGCTCAAACTTCCCCCGAGCGTTGCCCCTCCCACAATCTTTAGTCTTGGCGACCTGGAAGATGAATTCACTTCGAGCGTCAAGCTCCCCCCCGGCCGCTGCTCAAACGTGCCAGACAATTCGACGTTTGCAGTCGACCGAAGAATGATCGATCCGGAGTTCTGCCAGGACTTCATGTAGCGAGTGTTTCCCGATATTTCAAGAATACCTTCGTTGATCAGCAGTGTTCTATAACTGAACGAGGTATTGTATTCGGCGATAATGCGCCCTTGGTTCCGGACCACACTGGCGTCGATGTTGCCATATTTGCCGCTGATGATAATTCCGGGGGCAATTCGCAGTTCCCGATTGGCGGCGGTTAAGCTGATCTTATTCGAACCATAGCCGTCAAAAAGTATGACCCCCGATCCGCTCAAGGTTCGGTCTGCGTCATCGTCAAAAATGAGTCCTCCGGACTTGGTGTTCTGACCAAGTCGCGCGACGCCTATGAACTCCAAATCTCCTTTAATATGGAGAGTGAGGTTTGTGTCGGCAGCCAAGTCCAGATCGCAGGCGAGCACGACATGATCGAGCAAGTTATTGGGTTCGCCAGTTTTCATCTCCTGGGCCGTGATTCCATACCCGTCGTGGCCGGTAATTCGACCGTTCTGGATCGTCCCTCCAGCGAGGGTCCAAGAACCAGTCTGGGCATTGAGCTCCAAATCGCCTGAGTAAACCCCTGAAAGTAGAATGGTCGAATTCACATTCTGCAGTTCACCCACTCGCTCACGCGTGAGATTGCCTTTCAGCGTGACGGTCGCGTCTTGAGTCTGAATCAGGCCGAGGTTGGTCCAGTCGCCGTTGAGCAACAATTTGCCGCCGTTTGGCATGCGGATGGCTCCTTCGTTGACGAAGGTCCCTTTGCCATCTCCCAAGATGGTCAACGAATAATAAAACTCCATCGTACCTTGATTAACGATGCCTCGTCCCACCTTCAGAAATCCGCCGCGAACCAACATGGTCGAGGGAATGATCGCTGGAGTGGTCTGTGACCAGCAATTGATCGAGCTGCCATCTTGGTTCGAGAAGTGCAACACTCCTCCCCCGGTCAGCACCGGCACCAGGTTGCCGCTGGAATCCCCGAAAACAACGCCACACGAACCGCCCCCCACACCAAACGCGATCATGGCGTCTAATTGCAGCGCATTGTAGATGCCGAGGCTGGCGCCACCGGGGAACTTGAGGTCATAGGTGACGTGTACATTGTCGAATGCGTACCAACTGTCGCGCTCAAAGTTGAGTTGCGTCGTACCTTGTCGCGTCAGCGTGCTGTTTACGAACTTGGCGCCCGCCTTCACGTTCCACGCCGCCGCAACGTTGTTCACTTCCAAGTCGCCGGTCATGGTTCCCGCCAGGTTGACCACCGCTCCCAGGTAGTCAATTCTGGCGAGCTCTTGCGACGAATATGACCCATTGAGACTCAGTACGGCCGAACGCGCCAGAATTTGTCCTTCGTTCGTCCATGTGCCGCCCAGCGATAAGTTGGCGCTTGGTCGCACTTCCACGATCCCGGCCTGAACTGTGGTTCCATACGCGCCCAGTTGAAAGCTTCCCAACTCGAAAATGGTCGCGCGGCTGCGATTTGTGATGCGCCCTTTGGAAATGAAGCTGAGGATTCCCCCGTTCTCGACTTCCAGACTCACTCCCTCGATGATCAACTCACTCGCCAGATCGGTATTGCCCAGCGTCACGTTGGCTCCGACCAACCTGGCGGTCCCGCTTCCCGACCAGCGTTGCACGGTGTCTCTCGAATCAAACGCTAGAGGGCCTTCCAGCCGCAAATTGCCAACCTGACGCAGGCCATGCCTGACTTGGGCGCCTCCGCGCAGCGTGAAGTCTCCACTCAGCGTCGCATTGTCGAGCGTCAGGCCGCCGATGTCGGAAATCACATCTGATGCGATAGAACGGGTGATGATTCCGTCTTTGAACGTGGCGCGATTCAGTTTCCAAACAGAGGTCGCCGCGTCGAAATCAAAATCCCCTAGCACAACGCCCGACAGTTCGATCGACGCGGCCTGCAACTCGCCGACGTCCTCGCGCCGAAATTCGCCCCCCAGTACGATGGTGGCCTGATCAGCAGTGATTGTGCCCAAATTCTTCCATTTGCCGCCAACAGTCAAACGCGATCCAGGACGCGCCTCAATTATCCCTTGATTGACAAAGGAGCCGTAGTCGACGATCGAGTACTGATCATTGGCAGTCTCCGCGAGAATGC is part of the Pirellulales bacterium genome and encodes:
- a CDS encoding glycerophosphodiester phosphodiesterase — translated: MLVLSHRGYHVSAPENTLESFSQAVAMKVDGIETDLRVARDGEILLFHDRLAPDGQEVVALTRAELSEQVGYSVPNADDAVAAHDRLFWNLEIKTPDAVDGALAIVKKHRASRRLFLLTSFWHSAIDELAWKIDDDAALRGAEDVRLGLLTADRPLNLFSFLGISETNSKPPVHAIVWYYDVVDPKLLEEAKQLGLANCVYGVKTVADHRQCLDWKLDAVITDRPEFVAEARRNI
- a CDS encoding HD domain-containing protein, which translates into the protein MTDLRQIPELAALDSSGALVRIPPETDVPLTPRVRSLVDTTEFRRLARISQLGLVSLVYPAAHHMRFEHSLGVYRLALLYLRRLSCDERFAAVISPADAEIFIVSALLHDLGHWPFCHPIEDIRLDRVPDHEMFANSFLLEGEIADVLRSEWQINPRDVVGLLSERPRDARGRILASMLSGPIDIDKMDYLGRDSLHCGVPYGRHFDQGRLIASLCLNQAGDGLAILDKGKTAAELMVFARYVMFSEVYWHHAVRAATAMLQRAFFLLYQSLDLDALFRLAEGPFIEALIQKADRGPARDLLLGLFGPTRRVYKRVAQYSIVEESELYAQLARRPYPWLVRCAEHFATLASSELKRVIAPHEILFDAPPLAREVEFDVDVYFPKQGSYRPLGEVSPVVRTLAREQFDDYVKRVRLFAHPRVASELRELPELATVLQEAIQRTGKS
- a CDS encoding DUF362 domain-containing protein, producing the protein MMLEYPSMFRVRQILERPLVQNPAAETERQLARLNLASRVKPGQSVAVTAGSRGIANIQHITKAIVAHLLALGAKPFIVPAMGSHGGGTAEGQRAIVEGYGMTEAFLGCPIRASMETVTICRTAEGFPVHFDRQAFESDHVVVCGRVKPHTNFVGEVESGLMKMMLIGLGKHEGAKIYHRAIQDYSFPQIIKSVAGEVLARCRILCGVGIVENGYDETAKIEAVHPDQLEEREKELLVQARQWMPKLPFDRVDLLIIDQIGKNISGSGMDTNVVGRKFNDHRAAEDEWPKVKKIWVRGLTEETHGNAAGIGMADFASSRAIEATNWHITKINCLTGGHITGAAAPAHYDTDREVFDAALQSIGLVEPPQARILWIRNTLHLAEVECSAIYLDEARQRDDLKIKSDPRELEFSPEDNLVHFGPELALHH
- a CDS encoding nucleoside 2-deoxyribosyltransferase, whose translation is MKLLRPLENLRRVYCAGPLFNAAERREMTDIAKALGDGGFETFVPHSDGLEFSQVLPYLQQQGCDHGAAGRLLHEAIFALDVYHVLVGCGSLVFNMNGRIPDEGGVAEMSMAWMLGKPIVIYKEDVRSKIAGRDNPLVVGQTSFLTISDMSQLAPALSAKIGALEAPMDWQTPCPPHLTEVLLAGETFWRRIQTLGAERPADQLGDWMLELFASRLDVSASPALS